One window from the genome of Rariglobus hedericola encodes:
- a CDS encoding NAD-dependent epimerase/dehydratase family protein, translating to MTPAPPTSPSVTNPVCNLISYKPSGPVLVTGGTGFLGRHLVEHLLAAGRPVAVLARTPAPDLEKRGVRFIRASLDDETAVRAACRGIDTVFHVAAKVGVWGRYDDFFRANVLGTRALLAGCREHGVSRFVYTSTPSVVYNGYDLANADESLPLTTSCPSPYPLTKAIAEREVLAANSATLRTVALRPHLIWGVGDPHLVPRILKRARAGRLRIIGAGRNRVDMVHVENATDAHLLAESALLPRPPAPTSQANPQSNPTQPTCNLLSYKLAYSVPGECDPIINPTHSSAAGRAYFITNGEPVVLWDWINGLLNTLGEPPVTRHISLRTASAVGAVCEAAWRVLPLDGEPPMTRFIAAELAKDHWFSIDAARRDLGYSPRISMAEGTASLVNSLRRPS from the coding sequence ATGACCCCCGCGCCCCCCACTTCTCCGTCCGTCACCAACCCAGTTTGTAACTTAATAAGTTACAAACCATCTGGACCCGTCCTCGTTACCGGCGGCACCGGGTTCCTCGGCCGCCACCTTGTCGAACACCTCCTCGCCGCCGGTCGCCCCGTCGCCGTGCTCGCCCGCACACCCGCCCCCGACTTGGAAAAACGCGGCGTCCGCTTCATCCGCGCCTCGCTCGATGACGAAACCGCCGTGCGCGCCGCCTGCCGCGGCATCGACACCGTTTTTCACGTCGCCGCCAAAGTCGGAGTCTGGGGCCGCTACGACGACTTCTTCCGCGCCAACGTCCTCGGCACCCGCGCCCTGCTCGCCGGTTGCCGCGAACACGGCGTCTCCCGCTTCGTTTACACCAGCACGCCCAGTGTAGTTTATAACGGATACGATCTGGCCAACGCCGACGAATCCCTTCCGCTCACCACATCCTGCCCGAGCCCTTATCCGCTCACCAAGGCCATCGCCGAGCGCGAAGTTCTCGCCGCCAATTCTGCGACCCTGCGCACGGTCGCCCTGCGCCCGCACCTCATCTGGGGCGTAGGCGATCCGCACCTCGTCCCGCGCATCCTGAAACGCGCCCGCGCCGGTCGCCTCCGCATCATCGGCGCAGGCCGCAACCGCGTTGACATGGTCCACGTCGAGAACGCCACCGACGCCCACCTCCTCGCCGAATCCGCCCTCCTCCCCCGCCCCCCAGCCCCCACATCGCAAGCGAACCCGCAGTCGAACCCGACCCAGCCAACTTGTAACTTATTAAGTTACAAGTTGGCTTATTCAGTTCCTGGAGAATGTGATCCAATCATTAATCCTACTCATTCGAGTGCCGCTGGCCGCGCGTATTTTATTACCAACGGTGAGCCCGTCGTCCTCTGGGATTGGATCAATGGCCTCCTCAACACCCTCGGCGAACCGCCCGTTACGCGGCACATTTCGCTGCGCACCGCATCCGCCGTGGGGGCCGTCTGTGAAGCCGCCTGGCGCGTCCTGCCGCTCGACGGCGAGCCGCCCATGACGCGTTTCATCGCCGCAGAACTCGCCAAAGACCACTGGTTCTCGATCGACGCCGCCCGCCGCGATCTCGGCTACAGCCCGCGCATCAGCATGGCCGAGGGCACCGCTTCGCTCGTGAACTCCTTGCGCCGCCCGTCATGA
- a CDS encoding TrmH family RNA methyltransferase, producing MATPPEKISSLQNPRVKQLVKLRDRRPRDEAGVFMVEGYRQIRRALEKNITLTELYISPEWYLGENEPSLIAQAQATGTQVFELTKDAFAKVAYRERPDGLLAVAPQWKRTLADIPAAKDGKAPFLLVVEAIEKPGNLGTILRSADAAGVDALIVCDPVTDLFNPNVVRASTGVLFSVPVVIASSAEVREWLREHGVKSVATTPSATDFYTDVDLKGPLAIVMGSEQYGLSDYWLKEADQRVVIPMAGQADSLNVAMATIITLFEAVRQRGSI from the coding sequence GTGGCCACACCTCCCGAAAAAATCTCCAGTCTCCAGAATCCGCGCGTGAAGCAGCTTGTGAAGCTGCGCGACCGGCGTCCGCGCGACGAGGCGGGCGTGTTTATGGTCGAGGGCTACCGTCAGATCCGGCGCGCGTTGGAGAAAAACATCACGCTGACGGAACTGTATATCTCGCCCGAATGGTATCTGGGGGAGAACGAACCGTCGCTGATCGCGCAGGCGCAGGCGACGGGGACGCAGGTGTTCGAGCTGACGAAGGACGCGTTTGCCAAGGTCGCGTATCGCGAGCGGCCGGATGGATTGCTGGCGGTCGCGCCGCAGTGGAAACGGACGCTGGCGGACATTCCGGCGGCGAAGGACGGGAAGGCGCCGTTTTTACTGGTCGTCGAGGCGATCGAGAAGCCGGGCAATCTCGGGACGATTTTGCGGAGTGCGGACGCGGCGGGCGTGGATGCGCTCATCGTGTGCGATCCGGTGACGGATTTGTTCAACCCGAACGTGGTGCGCGCCTCGACGGGCGTGTTGTTCTCTGTGCCGGTGGTGATCGCGAGCAGTGCGGAGGTGCGCGAGTGGTTGCGCGAACATGGCGTGAAGTCGGTGGCGACGACGCCCTCGGCGACGGATTTTTATACGGATGTGGATTTGAAGGGGCCGCTGGCGATCGTGATGGGTAGCGAGCAGTATGGCTTGAGCGATTACTGGCTGAAGGAGGCGGATCAACGCGTGGTGATTCCGATGGCGGGCCAGGCGGATTCGCTGAACGTGGCGATGGCGACGATCATCACGCTGTTCGAAGCGGTGCGTCAGCGTGGATCAATTTAG
- the queC gene encoding 7-cyano-7-deazaguanine synthase QueC, which translates to MKVVVLCSGGMDSVAALHWAQANHVVTAVISFDYGAKHNPRELPFAAAAAASLGVRHEIVKLDFVSRLFASDLLTTGGDIPDGHYEAENMKQTVVPFRNAVMLSIATGFAESAGAEGLIIAAHGGDHAIYPDCREDFMRAMGDAMRLGTYAGIQLLRPFIAINKAGIAAAGVELGVDFSKTWSCYKGGAVHCGTCGTCVERREAFIDAGLVDPTVYADNGPLPPRPDQPFKAIG; encoded by the coding sequence ATGAAGGTAGTCGTGTTATGTTCCGGCGGGATGGATTCGGTGGCCGCGCTCCATTGGGCGCAGGCCAACCATGTCGTGACCGCGGTCATCAGTTTTGACTATGGCGCTAAGCATAACCCCCGCGAATTGCCCTTCGCCGCCGCGGCCGCCGCGAGCCTCGGTGTGCGCCACGAGATCGTGAAGCTGGATTTCGTAAGCCGTCTGTTTGCCTCGGATCTGCTGACCACGGGCGGGGACATTCCGGACGGCCACTACGAGGCGGAGAACATGAAGCAGACCGTGGTGCCGTTTCGCAACGCGGTGATGTTGTCCATCGCCACCGGCTTTGCTGAAAGCGCGGGGGCCGAAGGTCTGATCATCGCAGCGCATGGCGGCGACCACGCGATTTATCCGGACTGCCGCGAAGATTTTATGCGCGCGATGGGCGATGCGATGCGCCTCGGCACTTACGCCGGCATCCAGTTGCTGCGCCCGTTCATCGCGATCAACAAGGCCGGGATCGCCGCCGCGGGCGTGGAGCTCGGGGTGGATTTTTCGAAGACGTGGTCCTGCTACAAAGGCGGCGCGGTTCATTGCGGCACATGCGGCACCTGCGTCGAACGTCGCGAGGCGTTCATTGATGCGGGCCTCGTCGATCCCACGGTGTATGCGGACAACGGCCCGCTGCCTCCGCGTCCTGACCAGCCGTTCAAAGCGATCGGTTAA
- a CDS encoding fatty acid CoA ligase family protein, producing the protein MPPDNANIARHLAHMAASQPLTAALKVPRGRTRDGGIDYLTLSFAELAAEVGAWRTELTSRGVRPGDRVLVMVRPGLPLIAAAFALFAHGAVPVVIDPGMGLKSFLSCVERSGPRVLLGIPMARLVSRVYRRAFRTVELRIPASSSPTDRRASNSQPSTLNSQLAANSPDELAAILFTSGSTGAPKGVCYTHGMFDAQVELIRTTYDIRPGEIDLPLLPLFALFNPALGMTTIVPEIDPSRPATVDPEKIIRAILQENITSSFGSPTLWRKIAVHCHENHIALPTMRRVLCAGAPVPPDLWDLMTPVLPHGQLHSPYGATEALPVSTISAAEVMAHHGGTAVATQHGAGTCVGRPLPANDVRIIALTDAHLASLADTRELPRGQIGEIIVAGPTVTHTYDALSESTAAGKIHDPATGAIFHRMGDAGYLDADGRLWFCGRKAERVDNGDGPLFTEQVEPIFNTHADVRRSALVGLGKLGHQRLAVVIEPTSPQFATSSADCRRFARELREIAKRFPHTAGIKLFYFRDKFPVDVRHNAKIHRLTLARWAADGATGYESDPKR; encoded by the coding sequence GTGCCACCGGACAACGCCAACATCGCCCGACACCTCGCACACATGGCCGCCAGCCAGCCGCTCACCGCTGCGCTCAAGGTCCCGCGCGGCCGCACGCGTGACGGCGGCATCGATTACCTCACGCTTTCTTTCGCCGAGCTCGCCGCCGAAGTCGGCGCCTGGCGGACCGAACTGACGTCCCGCGGCGTCCGCCCCGGCGACCGCGTCCTCGTCATGGTGCGTCCCGGCCTGCCGCTCATCGCCGCCGCCTTTGCCCTCTTTGCCCACGGAGCGGTGCCCGTCGTGATCGACCCCGGCATGGGTCTGAAAAGTTTTCTCTCCTGCGTCGAACGCTCCGGTCCCCGCGTGCTCCTCGGCATTCCCATGGCGCGCCTCGTCAGCCGCGTTTACCGCCGCGCTTTCCGCACCGTCGAGCTCCGCATCCCCGCCAGCAGCTCGCCCACCGACCGCCGGGCTTCGAACTCTCAACCCTCAACTCTCAACTCTCAACTCGCGGCAAATTCGCCGGACGAACTCGCCGCCATCCTTTTCACCAGCGGCTCCACCGGTGCACCCAAGGGCGTTTGCTACACCCACGGTATGTTCGACGCGCAGGTCGAACTCATCCGCACCACCTACGATATACGCCCCGGCGAAATCGACCTGCCACTGCTCCCGCTGTTCGCCCTTTTTAATCCCGCGCTCGGCATGACCACCATCGTGCCCGAGATCGACCCCAGCCGCCCCGCCACCGTCGATCCCGAAAAAATCATCCGCGCGATCCTCCAGGAAAACATCACCAGCTCCTTCGGTTCGCCCACCCTCTGGCGAAAAATCGCCGTCCATTGCCACGAGAACCACATCGCGTTGCCCACGATGAGGCGCGTGCTCTGCGCCGGCGCCCCCGTGCCGCCCGACTTGTGGGATTTGATGACGCCTGTGCTCCCGCACGGACAACTCCACAGCCCCTACGGCGCCACCGAAGCACTCCCCGTCAGCACTATCAGCGCCGCCGAGGTTATGGCCCACCACGGCGGCACCGCCGTCGCCACCCAACACGGCGCCGGCACCTGCGTTGGCCGCCCGCTCCCCGCCAACGACGTCCGTATCATCGCGCTCACCGACGCGCATCTCGCCTCGCTCGCCGACACCCGCGAACTCCCTCGCGGCCAGATCGGCGAAATCATCGTCGCCGGCCCCACCGTCACCCACACCTACGACGCGCTTTCCGAATCCACCGCCGCCGGCAAAATCCACGACCCCGCCACCGGCGCGATCTTCCACCGCATGGGCGACGCCGGTTACCTCGACGCCGACGGCCGCCTCTGGTTTTGCGGACGCAAAGCCGAACGCGTGGACAACGGCGACGGCCCGCTCTTCACCGAACAAGTCGAACCAATCTTCAACACCCACGCTGACGTCCGCCGCTCCGCCTTGGTCGGCCTCGGCAAACTCGGTCACCAACGCCTCGCCGTCGTGATCGAGCCCACCTCGCCCCAGTTTGCGACCAGCAGTGCCGATTGCCGCCGCTTCGCCCGCGAACTCCGCGAGATCGCCAAACGCTTCCCCCATACCGCCGGCATCAAACTCTTCTACTTCCGCGATAAATTCCCTGTCGACGTGCGCCACAACGCCAAGATCCACCGCCTCACCCTCGCCCGCTGGGCCGCCGACGGCGCCACCGGCTACGAGTCCGACCCCAAGCGATGA
- a CDS encoding ribonuclease D, producing the protein MASNCAPKRKGNLPPSRNLPRSSAYFALPSAAASRFLVVTLNEQPIPAYTLIDQPAQLAPLLAALDRVDEVALDTEADNMFHYRTRVCLLQFLVAGEIFLVDVLAPLPLAPLWEKLATKHLLMHGSDFDLRLLSDLCQFRPKSIFDTMLAAQLLNRQRIGLAALLEQHFGLILDKEGQKANWSNRPITKKLLDYAALDVWHLPALRDILTRELAQLDRLDWLDQQCGRQIESGMIGFPRDDENDWRIGRSERLRGRGLGVLHSVWHWREECARTLDVPPFKVCSADLLLDIAYAAEDGDSIEGILGKVNLGKRHARLVQSLATALREGFGRDPNTLPRRRRSETAPLSPQEIALQDRIKADRDRIAATLGLEGTLIANRSQLALIARDPAKVDDILLPWQADLLRSQPSMQPA; encoded by the coding sequence ATGGCGTCAAACTGCGCCCCAAAGCGCAAAGGCAATCTTCCTCCGTCGCGCAACCTTCCCCGCTCCTCCGCGTATTTCGCGCTTCCGTCCGCCGCCGCTTCGCGTTTCCTCGTCGTCACGTTGAACGAGCAACCCATTCCCGCCTACACCCTCATCGACCAGCCCGCCCAACTGGCCCCCTTGCTTGCCGCGTTGGATCGTGTTGACGAGGTCGCCCTCGATACGGAGGCGGATAACATGTTCCACTACCGCACGCGCGTGTGCCTGCTCCAGTTCCTCGTCGCCGGAGAGATTTTCCTCGTCGATGTGCTCGCCCCACTGCCGCTCGCCCCGCTCTGGGAGAAACTCGCGACCAAGCACTTGCTGATGCACGGCAGCGACTTTGACCTGCGCCTGTTATCCGATCTCTGCCAGTTCCGCCCGAAGAGCATCTTCGACACCATGCTGGCCGCCCAGCTGCTCAACCGCCAGCGCATCGGCCTCGCCGCATTGCTGGAACAACACTTCGGCCTGATCCTCGACAAGGAGGGCCAGAAGGCCAACTGGTCCAACCGCCCCATCACCAAGAAACTCCTCGACTACGCTGCGCTCGACGTCTGGCACCTGCCCGCCCTTCGCGACATCCTCACCCGCGAACTCGCCCAACTCGACCGCCTCGACTGGCTCGACCAGCAATGCGGCCGCCAGATCGAGTCCGGCATGATCGGCTTCCCCCGCGACGACGAAAACGACTGGCGCATCGGCCGCTCCGAACGCCTCCGCGGCCGCGGCCTCGGCGTGCTCCACTCCGTCTGGCACTGGCGCGAAGAGTGCGCCCGCACCCTCGATGTTCCTCCCTTTAAGGTGTGCAGCGCCGATCTGCTCCTCGACATCGCGTATGCGGCCGAGGATGGCGACTCGATTGAGGGCATTCTCGGCAAGGTCAACCTGGGCAAGCGCCACGCGCGTCTCGTGCAGTCCCTCGCCACCGCCCTGCGTGAGGGTTTCGGTCGCGACCCCAACACGCTCCCCCGCCGCCGCCGCTCGGAGACGGCCCCGCTTTCCCCGCAAGAAATCGCCTTGCAGGACCGCATCAAAGCCGACCGCGACCGCATCGCCGCGACGCTCGGACTCGAAGGCACGCTCATCGCGAACCGCTCCCAGCTCGCCCTCATCGCCCGCGACCCGGCCAAGGTCGATGACATCCTGTTGCCCTGGCAAGCCGACCTGTTGCGCAGCCAGCCCTCGATGCAACCCGCTTGA
- a CDS encoding class I SAM-dependent RNA methyltransferase produces MCSVGQKFKKKFNDRPFAYHQEIELEIATLTNLGVGLGRVPHPDEPDSKWVIMIPSTLPGERVRARVFRNHKNFSEADLVEILTPSPKRIAAPCPIFGACGGCQYQNLAYDEQLAWKRRQVEELLKFMGGVEFPVSPVIGSPVEYGYRSKITPHFNAPRGDGRELPIGFLRQGTRFDILDVPHCAIATAPINARLAESRAIVRQKAANGDYARGGTLLLRDASGVVTTNYDDIVTETVGDLKLKFLARDFFQNNPFILPAFTGYARDQAAASGARFMVDAYCGSGLFALTCAPAFEKVSGIEISESSIVFAKQNAAANNLTNVTFQAGDAAAIFAGLTFPAADTVVLIDPPRKGCDESFLNQLFAYGPRAVVYVSCDPATQMRDLKSFLAAGYELTAVQPFDLFPQTRHLECVITLRKK; encoded by the coding sequence GTGTGTTCTGTGGGCCAAAAATTTAAGAAAAAGTTCAACGACCGTCCCTTCGCCTATCACCAGGAGATCGAGCTGGAGATCGCCACGCTCACCAATCTCGGCGTGGGCCTCGGCCGCGTCCCGCACCCCGACGAGCCCGACTCCAAATGGGTCATCATGATCCCGTCCACGCTCCCCGGCGAACGCGTGCGCGCCCGCGTTTTTCGCAACCACAAGAATTTCTCCGAAGCCGATCTCGTCGAGATCCTCACCCCTTCGCCCAAACGCATCGCCGCGCCCTGCCCGATCTTCGGTGCCTGCGGCGGCTGCCAATACCAGAACCTCGCCTACGACGAACAACTCGCCTGGAAACGCCGTCAGGTTGAGGAGCTCCTTAAGTTCATGGGCGGCGTCGAATTTCCCGTCTCGCCCGTGATCGGCTCGCCTGTCGAATACGGCTACCGCTCCAAGATCACGCCCCACTTCAACGCCCCGCGCGGCGACGGTCGCGAGCTTCCCATCGGCTTCCTCCGTCAGGGCACGCGCTTCGACATCCTTGATGTCCCTCACTGCGCCATCGCCACTGCGCCTATCAACGCCCGCCTCGCCGAATCCCGCGCGATCGTCCGCCAGAAAGCCGCCAACGGAGACTACGCGCGCGGCGGCACGCTCCTCCTCCGCGACGCCTCCGGCGTAGTGACCACCAACTACGACGACATCGTCACCGAGACCGTCGGCGACCTGAAATTAAAATTCCTCGCCCGCGACTTCTTTCAGAACAACCCGTTCATCCTGCCCGCCTTCACCGGCTACGCCCGCGACCAAGCCGCCGCCAGCGGCGCACGTTTTATGGTGGACGCCTACTGCGGCAGCGGACTCTTCGCGCTCACCTGCGCGCCCGCGTTTGAAAAAGTCTCCGGCATCGAGATCAGCGAAAGCAGCATCGTCTTCGCCAAACAAAACGCCGCCGCCAACAACCTGACCAACGTCACGTTCCAAGCCGGCGACGCCGCCGCGATCTTCGCCGGCCTCACCTTCCCCGCCGCCGACACGGTCGTGCTGATCGATCCGCCTCGCAAAGGCTGCGACGAATCCTTCCTCAACCAGCTCTTCGCCTACGGCCCCCGCGCCGTCGTTTACGTGTCGTGCGACCCCGCCACTCAAATGCGCGACCTCAAATCCTTCCTCGCCGCCGGCTACGAGCTCACCGCCGTCCAGCCCTTCGACCTCTTCCCGCAAACCCGCCACCTCGAGTGCGTGATCACGTTGCGGAAGAAGTAA
- a CDS encoding VUT family protein has protein sequence MIPAETDSISFRRLLLPVLAMAAIVLLSNVLVQYPITDWLTWGAFSYPITYFVTDVCNRWAGPRLARRVAWAGFVTGAIASVSVALGQDDPAFGLRIAGASGTAFIVSQLLDVAIFNRLRRQSWWKAPLWGSAIASTVDTAIFFSLAFAGTGFDWKLLAAGDLGVKLLMAAALLVPFRALVRRLAPTG, from the coding sequence ATGATTCCGGCTGAAACCGACTCCATTTCCTTCCGTCGCCTGCTGCTTCCCGTGCTGGCGATGGCTGCGATCGTCCTGCTCTCCAACGTCCTCGTCCAATACCCCATCACCGACTGGCTCACGTGGGGTGCGTTCTCTTATCCGATCACTTACTTCGTGACCGATGTGTGCAACCGCTGGGCCGGTCCGCGGCTCGCACGTCGCGTCGCCTGGGCGGGCTTCGTCACCGGCGCAATCGCCTCGGTCAGCGTGGCGCTTGGCCAGGATGATCCTGCGTTCGGCCTGCGCATCGCCGGCGCTTCGGGAACCGCGTTCATCGTTTCCCAACTCCTCGACGTCGCCATCTTCAACCGCCTGCGCCGCCAGAGCTGGTGGAAAGCCCCGCTCTGGGGCTCCGCCATCGCCTCGACCGTGGACACCGCGATTTTCTTCTCACTCGCCTTCGCCGGCACCGGCTTCGACTGGAAGCTCCTCGCCGCCGGCGACCTCGGCGTGAAACTCCTCATGGCCGCCGCGCTCCTGGTGCCATTCCGCGCACTGGTGCGCCGACTGGCACCGACAGGTTGA